CGACCGCTCCTACGACGAAGGCGACCCCGACGTTGGTCACGAGACCGATGACACCGACTCCAATCGTAACTGCCAGCTGATCCGATTTGAGTCCTGTTCGCCCGAGTTCGACGGCGATCAGGGCGAGGATCACGCCGAGCATCGACAGGGGGAACGCGGCAACGATCCCGACGGCGACCACGGCGGCGATCGCATAGATCGCCCCCAGAATGAGATTCGACCCTGCGGTGCGTGCGCCGAAGGCGTACTTTCCAGCGACGCCGCCGCTTCCATGACACATCGGCATCGCCCCGAGCGGAATCGCAACGAGATTCATCACGCCCATACTGGATGCGAGTTCGTCAGCTGAAACGTCTGCATCGTAGAAATCGGAGAGGAGCAATGAGGTCGCGACGGCCGCGTTCCCAACCGTCATTGCGAGCTGTGCGAGCGTCCCTTCTACGGCTGTGATCGAAACTGCTTGGACATCTGGAAGGCCGATTGCAATGGTCGGATAGACTGGTGCAGGGAGCCCTGTCTGCGCGACGGTGATACCAACACCGACGCAGAGGACAACGAGTGCGCTCGCACGAGGATACCCGGCGAGAATGACGACACCGGCGATGGCGACGGCGACGAGGGCGAGCGGAATACTGTTGAGACCGAGTTGAACGCCTGTCTCGAGGAGGATGAGCGCGACCGCGACCTGGACACCGCGAATCACGGGCTGGCCGATGTACTGGGTGAGCCGGCCGAGCGTTCCGGTCGATCCGACGACGAGCAGAATTCCGCCAGCGAGAAGACCGGCAACTGCAAGTTCGCCGGCAGTAAGCGATCCGGCGATCACCAGCGCAGCGAGAGCCTTCATCGGTTCAACGGACATCGGCAGGCCGTAGTGGAGTCCCCACACGACCTGGAATACCGCGAACCCGAGGAGAAGATGGGTGAGTGAGAGATCGGTCAGCGCACCGATAGCGACAACGATCGGGAACACAGTAACTGAATCCCCTAACGCGCCAGTAAACTCACTGACCGAAAAATCGATAGCGGGTGTCTGTTCGTAATCGCTCGAATGAGCCACTATGAGGTGGTGCGGCCTCGATAGTCATGAATCCACGCAGTAACGAGATTCGATACCCCGTCTCTCTCCGATAACCAAAACCAATTACGTTCCCGGTTTGCTCTCTCCGGCTGTGTTGACTCGCTGTAAGGCGTACAGACTCACTGTTTCACGGAGCGTTTGATGTTGTAGACGACACACATCAGCGGGAGTTCTCGAAACTCGCGAACCACGAACGCGCTCGCACGGCGAAGCCGAGGAGCGCTTCACAGCCGAGTTCACGGTCTCGGTCATTGAGCTCTGATTGTAGCGTTCGTCGTCGATTCGGGCGTTGTGTGCGTGGTCGTACGGTGCGAAGATGCGGTGTTTGATCAGCGGGCGAATCCCGAGGTTGCGAAGGAATTCGCGCAACGCTTGCTTGTCATAGCCCTTGTCTGCGGCGAGAGACCGCAGATCGCCCGCATTTCGGCGGGTGATCTGCTCAGCGAGGTCAGCGTCGCTTCCTTCACGGTTCGTTGAGCAGTGAACATCACGGGCGGCTTGAGAGTCTGTATCGGCTAGCTTCGCGACTTTCAGCTTCTGAACGCGGTGACTCGCTCGATTGCAGTAGTGACGGCTCGCAGCAGACTGTTCGTAGTAGGTCGCGTCGATTCCTCGTCGTAGTAGGCGGCAGCGATCTCCTGGGTGAGTGCGTCGTCGTGAGCGGCGTCTTGGAGGTACTCCCGAAGCGCGGTCACGAGGATATCTGTTCGGTCTTCGCCGAGGACTGCGGCCAGGGCGTCGGCCCGGTCGATGAGCCGATCGGGGGCCCGAAACTGCACGCGCTTCTTATCGGTGCCCATGATGTGTACATTGTGAGCCTCAGTCGGCCACGAGATGCTCCTCGAGAGCACGTGTCAGTACGTTGCGATCCCCTCGGGTACAGTGCTCGCACAGTTGCAACGGGTCTTCCAGATGCCCGAGTTCCACGCAGAACCGAGTGAGTCGGGCGGGATCGGAGATCTCACTGGAAGCCGGCGCGGTGCGCCGGCGACGCTGCAAGCGCGTCGACGAGTACCCGTCGCAGGCGTAGTGATCGCGCTCGTCGGGATCCGGCCCCGACTGAATTTATCTACTGGCAGAGCGAACGTGGCGACAGAGGTGTGAAAGATATGAGTTCAGTTCTGATCCTCTACGGGACGGGTGAAGGCCAAACAGCGAAGATCGCAGAGCGGATCGCGACCACGATTAGCGAGCGAGGTCATGAAACAAACGCGGTCGACGTACAGGACCGACCAGAACCGTTCCTTTTGGACGAGTATGATGCCGTACTCGTGGGCGCGTCGATCCACGTCGGCAAACAGCAGGATGCGGTTCGCGACTTCGTCACCGAGAATCGAGACACTCTGGCAGGGATGCCGTCCGCCTTCTTCCAGGTCTCGCTGTCCTCAGCGAGTGCGGAGAAGCAGGGAGAAGCTG
This is a stretch of genomic DNA from Salarchaeum sp. JOR-1. It encodes these proteins:
- a CDS encoding putative sulfate/molybdate transporter, with the protein product MAHSSDYEQTPAIDFSVSEFTGALGDSVTVFPIVVAIGALTDLSLTHLLLGFAVFQVVWGLHYGLPMSVEPMKALAALVIAGSLTAGELAVAGLLAGGILLVVGSTGTLGRLTQYIGQPVIRGVQVAVALILLETGVQLGLNSIPLALVAVAIAGVVILAGYPRASALVVLCVGVGITVAQTGLPAPVYPTIAIGLPDVQAVSITAVEGTLAQLAMTVGNAAVATSLLLSDFYDADVSADELASSMGVMNLVAIPLGAMPMCHGSGGVAGKYAFGARTAGSNLILGAIYAIAAVVAVGIVAAFPLSMLGVILALIAVELGRTGLKSDQLAVTIGVGVIGLVTNVGVAFVVGAVGYLGLQRFR
- a CDS encoding flavodoxin domain-containing protein — its product is MSSVLILYGTGEGQTAKIAERIATTISERGHETNAVDVQDRPEPFLLDEYDAVLVGASIHVGKQQDAVRDFVTENRDTLAGMPSAFFQVSLSSASAEKQGEAAGYVESFITETGWHPDRIGQFGGALRFSEYGFLKRLMMKQIAKDLLNDVERTNGDVEFTDWDAVDAFAADVAAFVEGRLGVTPDSTENPAT